One segment of Panicum virgatum strain AP13 chromosome 1K, P.virgatum_v5, whole genome shotgun sequence DNA contains the following:
- the LOC120655390 gene encoding neural Wiskott-Aldrich syndrome protein-like: MAADEPYQQPPASLRQPHPPPAPILHWGPPPPMASTAGAAGAVRWADLSQVAATSMLPMEGWLVAPPMGMPSMEGSPAMSPTGMPSMGTAPQLGPRAPWAVVPPRAAMMPPRPNAPPKPKIPTTGLAKAARKKPGPKKKKPSTLVASASTPTRNSSSSSNMAAPNCGTEEDTHDANNVFDGMSAR, from the coding sequence ATGGCCGCCGACGAGCCCTACCAGCAGCCGCCCGCCAGCCTTCGCCAGCCTCATCCCCCTCCTGCGCCCATCCTTCACtggggaccgccgccgcccatggcaTCCACTGCCGGGGCCGCCGGGGCGGTGCGCTGGGCCGACCTCTCCCAGGTGGCTGCCACGAGCATGCTCCCCATGGAGGGGTGGCTGGTCGCGCCGCCCATGGGCATGCCCTCCATGGAGGGGTCGCCGGCCATGTCGCCCACGGGCATGCCCTCCATGGGCACAGCGCCCCAGCTTGGGCCAAGGGCACCGTGGGCGGTCGTGCCACCTCGTGCTGCGATGATGCCCCCAAGGCCGAACGCCCCACCGAAGCCCAAGATCCCTACCACCGGCTTGGCAAAGGCAGCGAGGaagaagccgggcccgaagaagaagaagccttCAACTCTGGTGGCCTCTGCTTCAACGCCGACAAGAAATTCTTCATCGTCGTCAAACATGGCAGCTCCCAATTGTGGCACCGAGGAAGACACCCATGATGCCAACAACGTGTTTGATGGAATGTCTGCAAGGTAA
- the LOC120708606 gene encoding caldesmon-like isoform X1 — protein sequence MSRTIGSLQHRWSTIQECCNKWKSCLAQVARQHPSGVPLQEQANLAQERYKAMDQQKHRPFTMQHCWTLLQNNQKWIDREFECPPKKPRSNCSSSTDFEAHEEDEGTDEMSKRPAGRKKEKDRSKKDAGGYKEAIQKMIESKEKLAVDKDSRWTEIKAIEERKVAIEERKVAAEERKAANEEERLRLKGEKARAQAAAEERKAAAKKKDEDQKIMFMDTSALDDTQRAYVEAMRAKILAKILGGSGSGSV from the exons ATGTCTAGAACAATCGGGTCGCTCCAGCATCGTTGGTCTACAATCCAAGAATGTTGTAACAAATGGAAGTCATGTCTTGCCCAAGTTGCTCGCCAACATCCAAGTGGAGtcccacttcaagaacaa GCCAACCTCGCGCAGGAGAGGTACAAGGCCATGGATCAGCAGAAGCATAGGCCCTTTACCATGCAACATTGCTGGACATTGCTGCAAAACAATCAGAAGTGGATAGACAGGGAGTTTGAATGCCCACCAAAGAAGCCAAGGTCCAACTGTTCATCTTCAACTGATTTTGAAGCTCATGAGGAGGATGAAGGGACTGATGAAATGAGCAAGAGGCCtgcagggaggaagaaggagaaagatAGGTCGAAGAAAGATGCCGGTGGCTACAAGGAGGCGATACAAAAGATGATCGAATCAAAGGAGAAGCTTGCGGTTGACAAGGACTCAAGGTGGACGGAAATCAAGGCCATTGAGGAGCGCAAAGTTGCAATTGAAGAGCGCAAAGTAGCTGCGGAAGAGCGCAAGGCAGCAAACGAGGAAGAGAGGCTAAGGCTCAAGGGTGAGAAGGCACGGGCTCAAGCAGCTGCGGAAGAGCGCAAAGCAGCTGCAAAGAAGAAGGACGAGGACCAAAAAATCATGTTCATGGACACGAGTGCTCTTGATGACACACAGAGGGCATATGTCGAGGCCATGCGTGCTAAAATTCTAGCTAAAATACTAGGAGGCAGTGGAAGTGGGAGTGTCTAG
- the LOC120708606 gene encoding caldesmon-like isoform X2 — protein sequence MSRTIGSLQHRWSTIQECCNKWKSCLAQVARQHPSGVPLQEQERYKAMDQQKHRPFTMQHCWTLLQNNQKWIDREFECPPKKPRSNCSSSTDFEAHEEDEGTDEMSKRPAGRKKEKDRSKKDAGGYKEAIQKMIESKEKLAVDKDSRWTEIKAIEERKVAIEERKVAAEERKAANEEERLRLKGEKARAQAAAEERKAAAKKKDEDQKIMFMDTSALDDTQRAYVEAMRAKILAKILGGSGSGSV from the exons ATGTCTAGAACAATCGGGTCGCTCCAGCATCGTTGGTCTACAATCCAAGAATGTTGTAACAAATGGAAGTCATGTCTTGCCCAAGTTGCTCGCCAACATCCAAGTGGAGtcccacttcaagaacaa GAGAGGTACAAGGCCATGGATCAGCAGAAGCATAGGCCCTTTACCATGCAACATTGCTGGACATTGCTGCAAAACAATCAGAAGTGGATAGACAGGGAGTTTGAATGCCCACCAAAGAAGCCAAGGTCCAACTGTTCATCTTCAACTGATTTTGAAGCTCATGAGGAGGATGAAGGGACTGATGAAATGAGCAAGAGGCCtgcagggaggaagaaggagaaagatAGGTCGAAGAAAGATGCCGGTGGCTACAAGGAGGCGATACAAAAGATGATCGAATCAAAGGAGAAGCTTGCGGTTGACAAGGACTCAAGGTGGACGGAAATCAAGGCCATTGAGGAGCGCAAAGTTGCAATTGAAGAGCGCAAAGTAGCTGCGGAAGAGCGCAAGGCAGCAAACGAGGAAGAGAGGCTAAGGCTCAAGGGTGAGAAGGCACGGGCTCAAGCAGCTGCGGAAGAGCGCAAAGCAGCTGCAAAGAAGAAGGACGAGGACCAAAAAATCATGTTCATGGACACGAGTGCTCTTGATGACACACAGAGGGCATATGTCGAGGCCATGCGTGCTAAAATTCTAGCTAAAATACTAGGAGGCAGTGGAAGTGGGAGTGTCTAG
- the LOC120655402 gene encoding putative nuclease HARBI1, translated as MDSLLLRLLEDDSSSNEDYDVAAIMLADLAKNEQPKHGGSVQGHEVVRRNKQKGDAKLFDDYFAEEPVFGPVTFRRRFRMSKKLFLCIAGAVEAHCPYFQQRRNAAGDLGHSALKKITAALCMLAYGVPADSLDEALYIAESTIIESLRDFVKAVVEVFGEQYLRAPNEEDTARLMQMGAARGFPGMLGCIDCMHWQWKNCPTAWHGQFTGHCHDPTIILEAAASRDLWIWHAYFGMPGSHNDINVLHRSPLFARLAAGKAPPVNFQVNGHDYTMGYYLADGIYPSWSTFVKTIRNSSSNKTAHFAKVQEAERKNVERAFGVLQSRFAIVRGPARFWDQTTLWHIMTACVIMHNMIIEDERDQPEDFVYDHVGTPVEPEQDEDRIYNFLEMHRKIEDPVAHSQLRDDLVEHLWQLHGQ; from the coding sequence ATGGACTCATTGCTCCTGAGGTTGCTTGAAGATGACTCGTCATCGAATGAGGACTATGATGTGGCGGCTATAATGCTCGCTGATCTTGCAAAGAATGAGCAGCCCAAACATGGTGGTTCTGTGCAAGGGCATGAGGTGGTTCGTCGGAACAAGCAGAAAGGAGATGCAAAGCTCTTTGATGACTACTTTGCAGAAGAACCTGTGTTTGGTCCGGTCACATTCAGACGGCGGTTTAGAATGTCAAAGAAGTTGTTCTTGTGCATTGCAGGTGCTGTAGAAGCACATTGTCCATATTTTCAGCAGAGGAGGAATGCAGCCGGGGACCTTGGCCACAGTGCTTTGAAGAAGATCACTGCAGCATTGTGCATGCTTGCTTATGGGGTTCCTGCTGATTCTCTTGATGAGGCGCTTTACATCGCAGAGAGCACCATAATTGAGAGCCTAAGGGACTTTGTCAAAGCTGTGGTTGAGGTTTTTGGGGAGCAATACCTGCGAGCACCAAATGAGGAGGACACAGCAAGACTTATGCAAATGGGTGCAGCTAGAGGCTTCCCTGGGATGCTTGGATGCATAGATTGCATGCACTGGCAGTGGAAGAATTGTCCAACAGCATGGCATGGGCAATTCACCGGGCATTGCCATGATCCTACAATCATTTTGGAAGCAGCCGCATCACGTGATCTGTGGATTTGGCATGCATACTTTGGGATGCCTGGTTCTCACAATGACATCAATGTCCTACACAGATCTCCACTGTTTGCAAGGCTTGCTGCTGGGAAGGCTCCACCTGTGAACTTTCAAGTCAATGGCCATGATTACACTATGGGCTACTATCTCGCAGATGGCATTTATCCCTCATGGTCCACCTTTGTCAAGACAATTAGAAACTCAAGCAGTAACAAGACAGCACACTTTGCAAAGGTTCAAGAAGCTGAGAGGAAGAATGTTGAGAGAGCTTTTGGGGTGTTGCAGTCTCGGTTTGCAATTGTCCGAGGCCCTGCTCGATTTTGGGACCAGACGACCTTGTGGCATATCATGACAGCATGTGTCATCATGCACAACATGATAATAGAGGATGAAAGGGATCAACCTGAAGATTTTGTGTATGACCATGTGGGAACACCTGTGGAACCCGAACAAGATGAAGACCGAATCTACAATTTTCTAGAAATGCATCGAAAGATCGAAGACCCCGTGGCACATAGCCAGCTTCGTGATGACCTTGTTGAGCATTTGTGGCAACTACATGGGCAATGA